The Branchiostoma lanceolatum isolate klBraLanc5 chromosome 10, klBraLanc5.hap2, whole genome shotgun sequence genome has a window encoding:
- the LOC136443550 gene encoding C-type lectin domain family 4 member F-like, translating into MRSHRSCMAAGIAVLISLAAMGLAPLTFIMKEEISEMSTIVDALKRNQDDMRQLSATVDTLKRDQDDMRQLSATVDALKRDQDDMSTTVDALKRDQDDMRQLSTTVAALKRDQDDMSTTVDALKRDQDNMFTTVDALKRDQDDMSTTVDALKRDLDKERSRNAAMEQHLLDSKMASSCLDSYTTWRGTCYKVFNTWKTFSGAAAACREDGGTLAMPRDAETNAFLISLHNAVNNDDPFWFGLHDQREEGSFEWVDGSALGAYKPWLPGQPDNYRGNEDCAVYSIFGGDKWTDGSCDSSFPFICQAAPGRP; encoded by the exons ATgcgctcccaccgcagctgcatggccgccggcaTAGCGGTGCTGATAAGTCTGGCCGCTATGGGACTTGcccctctgacgttcatcaTGAAAGAA GAAATATCTGAAATGTCCACCattgttgacgccttgaagcgtaaccaagacgacatgcgccaactgtccgcCACTGTTGataccttgaagcgcgaccaagacgacatgcgccaactgtccgccactgttgacgccttgaagcgcgaccaagatgacatgtccaccactgttgatgccttgaagcgcgaccaagacgacatgcgccaactgtccaccaccgttgccgccttgaagcgcgaccaagacgacatgtccaccactgttgacgccttgaagcgcgaccaagacaacATGTTCACCACTGTTGAtgccttgaagcgtgaccaggacgacatgtccaccactgttgacgccttgaagcgagACCTGGACAAGGAACGAAGCCGAAACGCCGCCATGGAGCAGCATCTACTCGACAGTAAGATGGCAT CATCTTGTCTCGATAGTTACACAACGTGGCGTGGAACCTGCTACAAGGTCTTCAACACATGGAAGACCTTCAGCGGAGCGGCCGCGGCCTGCCgtgaagacggcggcaccctcgccatgccccgagacgctgagaccaacgccttcctgatctCCTTGCACAACGCCGTTAACAACGACGATCccttctggttcggcctgcacgatcagcgcgaagagggaagctttgagtgggtggatggttctgcacttggcGCGTATAAGCCCTGGTTACCAGGACAACCAGACAACTACAGGGGCAACGAAGATTGTGCTGTTTACTCCATATTCGGGGGAGACAAGTGGACCGACGGATCATGCGATAGCTCCTTTCCCTTCATATGCCAGGCTGCCCCAG GACGTCCATAG
- the LOC136443552 gene encoding alpha-N-acetylgalactosamine-specific lectin-like isoform X1: MSTTVDALKRDQDNMSTTVAALKRDQDNMSTTVDALTRDQDNMSTTVDALTRDQDNMLTTVDALKRDQDNMSATVDALKRDQDDMSATVDALKRDLDKERNRNAAMEQRLHDSKMALSCPDRYTTWRGTCYKAFNDRKTFIDAAAACREDGGTLAMPRDAETNAFLISLHNAVNDYEPFWFGLHDRREEGSFQWVDGFTLGAYTSWAPGQPDNEGNEDCVLYSAPWRNKWNDVPCNSSFRFICQAASGRP; encoded by the exons atgtccaccactgttgacgccttgaagcgcgaccaagacaacatgtccaccactgttgccgccttgaagcgcgaccaagacaacatgtccaccactgttgacgccttgacgcgcgaccaagacaacatgtccaccactgttgacgccttgacgCGCGACCAAGACAACATGctcaccactgttgacgccttgaagcgtgaccaagacaacatgtccgccactgttgacgccttgaagcgcgaccaagacgacatgtccgccactgttgacgccttgaagcgagACCTGGACAAGGAACGAAACCGAAACGCCGCCATGGAGCAGCGTCTACACGACAGTAAGATGGCAT TATCTTGTCCCGATCGTTACACAACGTGGCGTGGAACCTGCTACAAGGCTTTTAACGATCGGAAGACCTTCATCGATGCGGCCGCGGCCTGCCgtgaagacggcggcaccctcgccatgccccgagatgctgagaccaacgccttcctgatctCCTTGCACAATGCCGTTAACGACTACGAGCccttctggttcggcctgcacgatcggCGCGAAGAGGGAAGCTTTCAGTGGGTGGATGGTTTTACACTTGGCGCGTATACCTCCTGGGCTCCGGGACAACCAGACAACGAGGGCAACGAAGATTGTGTTCTTTACTCCGCACCCTGGAGAAACAAGTGGAACGACGTACCATGCAATAGCTCCTTTCGCTTCATATGCCAGGCTGCCTCAG GGCGTCCATAG
- the LOC136443552 gene encoding alpha-N-acetylgalactosamine-specific lectin-like isoform X2 yields the protein MSTTVDALKRDQDNMSTTVAALKRDQDNMSTTVDALTRDQDNMSTTVDALTRDQDNMLTTVDALKRDQDNMSATVDALKRDQDDMSATVDALKRDLDKERNRNAAMEQRLHDISCPDRYTTWRGTCYKAFNDRKTFIDAAAACREDGGTLAMPRDAETNAFLISLHNAVNDYEPFWFGLHDRREEGSFQWVDGFTLGAYTSWAPGQPDNEGNEDCVLYSAPWRNKWNDVPCNSSFRFICQAASGRP from the exons atgtccaccactgttgacgccttgaagcgcgaccaagacaacatgtccaccactgttgccgccttgaagcgcgaccaagacaacatgtccaccactgttgacgccttgacgcgcgaccaagacaacatgtccaccactgttgacgccttgacgCGCGACCAAGACAACATGctcaccactgttgacgccttgaagcgtgaccaagacaacatgtccgccactgttgacgccttgaagcgcgaccaagacgacatgtccgccactgttgacgccttgaagcgagACCTGGACAAGGAACGAAACCGAAACGCCGCCATGGAGCAGCGTCTACACGACA TATCTTGTCCCGATCGTTACACAACGTGGCGTGGAACCTGCTACAAGGCTTTTAACGATCGGAAGACCTTCATCGATGCGGCCGCGGCCTGCCgtgaagacggcggcaccctcgccatgccccgagatgctgagaccaacgccttcctgatctCCTTGCACAATGCCGTTAACGACTACGAGCccttctggttcggcctgcacgatcggCGCGAAGAGGGAAGCTTTCAGTGGGTGGATGGTTTTACACTTGGCGCGTATACCTCCTGGGCTCCGGGACAACCAGACAACGAGGGCAACGAAGATTGTGTTCTTTACTCCGCACCCTGGAGAAACAAGTGGAACGACGTACCATGCAATAGCTCCTTTCGCTTCATATGCCAGGCTGCCTCAG GGCGTCCATAG